A window of Candidatus Caldatribacterium sp. contains these coding sequences:
- a CDS encoding Asp23/Gls24 family envelope stress response protein: MSEGGAIRLSSTTIAEVAARAAGETQGVCSDFEHLLQGVELIRGEAPLPRGEKIPLDARDLTVRVKVTVRAAVPSFFEVARRVQENIFKALQLRLGIVPRRVDVEVENVDWMELEERG; the protein is encoded by the coding sequence ATGAGCGAAGGCGGGGCCATCCGCTTGAGCAGCACAACGATTGCCGAAGTCGCTGCCCGAGCCGCCGGGGAAACCCAGGGGGTGTGCAGCGATTTCGAGCACCTCCTCCAAGGTGTCGAGCTCATCCGAGGCGAGGCTCCTCTTCCCCGCGGGGAGAAAATTCCCCTGGATGCGAGGGATCTCACCGTTCGGGTAAAGGTTACCGTCCGTGCAGCAGTCCCTTCGTTCTTTGAAGTCGCCCGACGCGTTCAGGAGAACATCTTTAAAGCCCTGCAGCTTCGGCTCGGCATCGTGCCCCGGAGGGTGGACGTAGAGGTGGAAAACGTGGACTGGATGGAACTTGAGGAAAGGGGGTGA
- a CDS encoding bifunctional nuclease family protein gives MLKMKVQGLMFDQKSAMAVVILVDEEEKRSLPIWIGLFEAQAILLGLQGVQTPRPLTHDLMASVIRSMGGELEKVVITKIVDNTFYALLYLKIDGREVTVDARPSDGIALSLRMGAPIYISEEIRSSTTVAMGEIDDREIEEFRQFLENLKPDDLRKYLGYEA, from the coding sequence GTGCTGAAGATGAAGGTTCAGGGTCTCATGTTCGACCAGAAAAGCGCCATGGCCGTTGTCATCCTCGTCGACGAGGAAGAAAAACGAAGTCTCCCCATATGGATTGGCCTTTTCGAAGCCCAGGCGATACTCCTTGGTCTCCAGGGAGTGCAAACCCCTCGTCCGCTCACTCACGATCTCATGGCCTCAGTCATCCGGAGCATGGGTGGGGAACTCGAAAAGGTCGTGATCACGAAAATCGTCGACAATACCTTCTATGCCCTCCTCTACCTCAAAATCGACGGCCGGGAGGTTACGGTAGATGCCCGTCCAAGTGACGGCATTGCCCTGTCGCTCCGCATGGGAGCTCCCATCTACATTTCCGAAGAAATCCGCAGCTCCACGACCGTCGCCATGGGAGAAATTGACGACCGAGAGATAGAAGAATTCCGCCAGTTCCTTGAGAACCTGAAGCCCGATGACCTCAGGAAATACCTTGGCTACGAGGCATAA
- a CDS encoding TIGR00725 family protein: MTSGNTLATRHKWYIGVLGQHAPEEPVLSFAYRIGKGVAERGGVLICGGLGGVMEAACRGAKEAGGTTIGILPGFSPGEANPFVDFAIATGLGEVRNFIIVSAASALIACGGQAGTLSEIALALRMGKILAGVRTWSIEDHRGKRDFFPSFSEPEEAVEYVFSRLREVRR; this comes from the coding sequence ATGACCTCAGGAAATACCTTGGCTACGAGGCATAAGTGGTACATCGGTGTCCTCGGACAGCACGCTCCAGAGGAACCCGTTCTTTCCTTTGCCTACCGCATTGGGAAAGGCGTTGCCGAGCGAGGCGGTGTGCTCATCTGCGGAGGCCTGGGAGGAGTTATGGAGGCGGCCTGCCGGGGAGCTAAAGAGGCCGGAGGAACCACAATCGGTATCCTTCCAGGATTCTCCCCAGGCGAAGCAAACCCCTTCGTGGACTTTGCCATCGCCACAGGCCTTGGGGAGGTTCGGAATTTCATCATCGTTTCTGCTGCATCTGCCCTCATTGCCTGCGGAGGCCAGGCGGGGACCCTGAGCGAGATTGCCCTTGCCCTTCGAATGGGAAAAATCCTCGCCGGAGTCCGAACCTGGAGCATCGAGGACCACCGGGGCAAGAGAGACTTCTTCCCCTCCTTTTCAGAACCTGAAGAAGCCGTGGAGTACGTCTTCTCCCGGCTCCGGGAAGTGCGGCGATGA
- a CDS encoding alpha-ketoacid dehydrogenase subunit beta, whose translation MPEREVTYAEAIREALREEMRRDPSVFLIGEDIGVYGGAFGVTQGLLAEFGEERVIDTPISEAAIVGAAIGAALLGMRPVAEIMFFDFMTLCADQVVNQAAKIRFMFGGKAKVSIVVRSPAGSGTGAAGHHSGSLESWFTQIPGLKVVAPATPYDAKGLLKSAIRDDNPVIFMEHKLLYRTKGPVPEEEYTVPLGIGEVKRKGKDLTIVAYSIMVLRSLEAAEILAREGIEVEVVDPRTLRPLDEETILSSVRKTNRVLVVYEPPRFGAFGAEIAALISEKAFDYLDAPVVRLGGLEMPPPYNPHLERRIVPQVEDIVKAARELLRS comes from the coding sequence ATGCCTGAGCGAGAAGTAACCTATGCCGAGGCCATAAGGGAAGCCCTTCGAGAGGAGATGCGGAGGGACCCTTCCGTTTTCCTCATCGGAGAGGACATCGGGGTGTACGGAGGAGCCTTTGGGGTAACCCAGGGGCTTTTGGCGGAGTTCGGGGAAGAACGGGTCATCGATACCCCTATTTCTGAAGCGGCCATCGTTGGCGCCGCCATAGGAGCGGCGCTCCTTGGTATGCGTCCGGTGGCGGAAATCATGTTCTTCGACTTCATGACCCTCTGCGCAGACCAGGTTGTGAACCAGGCGGCAAAAATCCGCTTCATGTTCGGGGGAAAGGCAAAAGTCTCCATTGTGGTCCGTTCCCCCGCAGGTTCAGGAACAGGAGCCGCCGGGCACCACTCGGGAAGCCTTGAGTCCTGGTTTACCCAAATCCCGGGGCTCAAGGTGGTCGCTCCGGCAACTCCCTATGACGCAAAAGGTCTTTTGAAAAGCGCCATCCGCGACGATAACCCTGTAATCTTCATGGAGCACAAGCTCCTCTACCGGACGAAAGGCCCGGTTCCCGAGGAAGAGTACACCGTTCCTCTTGGCATTGGCGAGGTAAAGCGGAAAGGGAAAGACCTCACCATCGTCGCCTACTCCATCATGGTACTACGGAGCCTTGAGGCGGCGGAAATCCTTGCCAGGGAAGGCATTGAAGTTGAGGTTGTGGATCCGAGAACCCTCCGTCCCCTTGATGAGGAAACCATCCTCTCTTCGGTTCGGAAAACGAATCGCGTCCTTGTGGTGTACGAACCCCCTCGCTTTGGCGCTTTCGGAGCAGAAATTGCAGCACTCATTTCCGAAAAGGCCTTCGACTACCTTGATGCTCCTGTGGTGCGTCTTGGAGGCCTTGAGATGCCCCCACCCTACAATCCACATCTTGAGCGGCGTATCGTTCCCCAGGTTGAGGACATCGTCAAGGCCGCCCGGGAACTCCTCAGATCCTGA